Proteins co-encoded in one Novosphingobium sp. PP1Y genomic window:
- a CDS encoding class II 3-deoxy-7-phosphoheptulonate synthase produces the protein MASNWTPDGWKAHEARHLPVYGDAEKLSEVEATLAKFPPLVFAGEARELKKDLAEVAEGRGFLLQGGDCAESFAEFHPDNIRDTFRVLLQMAVILTFASKQPVVKVGRMAGQFAKPRSAPTEKAGDLELPSYFGDIINGIEFEPETRRNDPERMLRAFSQSAATLNLLRAFAGGGYANLRQVHQWTLDHIDRSPWGEKFSQMADRIGEALDFMAACGVDPTTVPQLQGTSFYTSHEALLLPYEQALTRRDSLTGDWYDCSAHMLWIGDRTRFEGSAHVEFLRGVGNPIGMKCGPSLEPDALLHMLDTLNPSREPGRMTLISRFGHDKVEAGLPKLVRAVKAEGHPVVWSCDPMHGNVIKAESGFKTRPFERILGEVRGFFAVHRAEGTHAGGIHIEMTGQDVTECTGGAIAITDEALADRYHTHCDPRLNGAQSIELAFEMADLLNLEATAHHKQAA, from the coding sequence GTGGCTAGCAATTGGACCCCGGACGGCTGGAAGGCGCACGAAGCGCGCCACCTTCCGGTTTATGGCGATGCGGAGAAGCTGAGCGAGGTTGAGGCCACGCTTGCAAAGTTCCCGCCGCTGGTCTTTGCCGGCGAGGCGCGCGAGCTCAAGAAGGACCTGGCCGAAGTGGCCGAAGGCCGCGGTTTCCTGCTTCAGGGCGGGGACTGCGCCGAGAGCTTTGCAGAGTTCCATCCCGACAATATCCGCGACACGTTCCGCGTGCTGCTGCAGATGGCGGTCATTCTGACTTTCGCCAGCAAGCAGCCGGTGGTGAAGGTCGGCCGCATGGCCGGCCAGTTCGCCAAGCCGCGTTCCGCGCCGACCGAGAAGGCCGGCGATCTGGAACTGCCCAGCTACTTCGGCGACATCATCAACGGCATCGAGTTCGAGCCGGAAACGCGTCGCAACGACCCGGAGCGCATGCTGCGCGCCTTCTCGCAGTCGGCTGCGACGCTCAACCTGCTGCGTGCCTTCGCGGGCGGCGGCTATGCGAACCTGCGGCAGGTTCACCAGTGGACGCTCGATCACATCGACCGCAGCCCCTGGGGAGAGAAGTTCTCGCAGATGGCGGACCGCATCGGTGAGGCGCTGGACTTCATGGCGGCCTGCGGCGTCGATCCGACGACCGTGCCGCAGCTGCAGGGCACCAGCTTCTACACCAGCCACGAGGCGCTGCTGCTGCCGTACGAGCAGGCGCTGACCCGCCGCGATTCGCTGACCGGCGACTGGTATGACTGTTCGGCCCACATGCTGTGGATCGGCGATCGCACCCGCTTCGAGGGTTCGGCTCACGTCGAATTCCTGCGCGGCGTGGGCAATCCGATCGGCATGAAGTGCGGCCCTTCGCTGGAGCCCGACGCGCTGCTGCATATGCTCGACACGCTCAACCCCTCGCGCGAGCCGGGCCGCATGACCCTCATCAGCCGCTTCGGGCATGACAAGGTCGAGGCCGGGCTGCCCAAGCTGGTGCGCGCGGTAAAGGCGGAAGGGCACCCGGTGGTCTGGTCGTGCGACCCGATGCACGGCAACGTCATCAAGGCGGAATCGGGCTTCAAGACCCGTCCCTTCGAACGTATCCTCGGCGAAGTCCGCGGCTTCTTCGCCGTCCACCGAGCCGAGGGCACCCATGCGGGCGGCATCCACATCGAGATGACCGGGCAGGACGTGACCGAGTGCACCGGCGGCGCCATCGCCATCACCGACGAGGCGCTGGCCGATCGCTACCACACCCATTGCGACCCGCGCCTCAACGGCGCGCAGTCGATCGAACTCGCATTCGAAATGGCAGACCTGCTCAACCTCGAAGCGACCGCTCACCACAAGCAGGCAGCATAA